The Natator depressus isolate rNatDep1 chromosome 18, rNatDep2.hap1, whole genome shotgun sequence genomic interval gtatatgcagcaccagaacctggcaaagcgctaccgggcgaggaggcgacgtcagcgcggtcacgtgagtgatcaggacatggacacagatttctctgaaagcatgggccctgccaatgcatgcatcatggtgctaatggggcaggttcatgctgtggaacgccgattctgggctcgggaaacaagcacagactggtgggaccgcatagtgttgcaggtctgggatgattcccagtggctgcgaaactttcgcatgcgtaagggcactttcatggaactttgtgacttgctttcccctctcctgaagcgcatgaataccaagatgagagcagccctcgcagttgagaagcaagtggcgatagccctgtggaagcttgcaacaccagacagctaccggtcagttgggaatcaatttggagtgggcaaatctactgtgggggctgctgtgatgcaagtagcccacgcaatcaaagatctgctgatatcaagggtagtgaccctgggaaatgtgcaggtcataatggatggctttgctgcaatgggattccctaactgtggtggggccatagacggaacccatgtccctatcttggcaccggagcaccaagccggcgagtacataaaccgcaaggggtacttttcaatagtgctgcaagctctggtggatcacaagggacgtttcaccaacatcaacgtgggatggccgggaaaggtacatgacgctcgcatcttcaggaactctggtctgtttcaaaagcttcaagaagggactttattcccagaccagaaaataactgttggtgatgttgaaatgcctatatgtatccttggggacccagcctaccccttaatgccatggctcatgaagccgtacacaggcagcctggacagtagtcaggagctgttcaactacaggctgagcaagtgcagaatggtggtagaatgtgcatttggacgtttaaaggcgtgctggcgcagtttactgactcgcttagacttcagcgaaaccaatattcccactgtcattactgcttgctgtgtgctccacaatatctgtgagagtaagggggagacgtttatggcggggtgggaggttgaggcaaatcgtctggctgctggttacgcgcagccagacaccagggcggttagaagagcacaggagggcgcggtacgcatcagagaggctttgaaaaccagtttcatgactggccaggctacggtgtgaaagttctgtttgtttctccttgatgaaaccccccgccccttggttcactctacttccctgtaagctaaccaccctcccctcctccctttgatcaccgcttgcagaggcaataaagtcattgttgcttcacattcatgcattctttattcattcatcacacaaatagggggatgactaccaaggtagcccaggaggggtggtggaggagggaaggaaaatgccacacagcactttaaaagtttacaactttaaaatttattgaatgacagccttcttttttttgggcaatcctctgtggtggagtggctggttggccggtggcccccccaccgcgttcttgggcgtctgggtgtggaggctatggaacttggggaggagggcggttggttacacaggggctgtagtggcagtctgtgctccagctgcctttgctgcagctcagccatacactggtgcatactggtttggtcctccagcagcctcagcattgaatcctgcctcctctcatcacgctgccgccacattcgagcttcagccctctcttcagcccgccacttactctcttcagcctgccacctctcctcctggtcattttgtgctttcctgcagtctgacattatttgcctccacgcattcgtctgtgctctgtcagtgtgggaggacagcatgagctcggagaacatttcatctcgagtgcgtttttttttctttctaatcttcactagcctctgggaaggagaagatcctgtgatcattgaaacacatgcagctggtggagaaaaaaaaagggacagcggtatttaaaaagacacattttataaaacactggctacactctttcagggtaaaccttgctgttaacattacatacatagcacatgtgctttcgttacaaggtcgcattttgcctccccccaccgcgtggctaccccctcaaccctcccccctccctgtggctaacagcggggaacatttctgttcagctgcaggcaaacagcccagcaggaatgggctcctctgagtgtcccctgaagaaaagcaccctatttcaaccaggtgaccatggattatatctcactctcctgaggataacacagagagataaagaacggatgttgcttgaacgccagcaaacatacactgcaatgctttgttgtacaatgattcccgagtacgtgttactggcctggagtggtaaagtgtcctactgtgaaggacgcaataagtctgccctccccagaaaccttttgcaaaggtttgggagtatatccaggagagccgcgaatgccagggcaaagtaatcctttcacatgcttgcttttaaaccatgtatagtattttaaaaggtacactcaccagaggtcccttctccgcctgctgggtccagaaggcagccttgggtgggttcagtgggtactggctccaggtccagggtgagaaacagttcctggctgtcgggaaaaccggtttctccgcttgcttgctgtgagctatctacaacctcgtcatcatcatcatcttcttcgtccccaaaacctgcttccatattgccttcatctccattgaaggagtcaaacaacatggctggggtagtggtggctgaaccccctaaaatggcatgcagctcatcatagaagcggcatgtttggggctctgacccggagcggccgttcgcctctctggttttctggtaggcttgcctcagctccttcagtttcacgcggcactgcttcgggtccctgttatggcctctgtccttcatgccctgggagattttgacaaaggttttggcatttcgaaaactggaacggagttctgatagcacggattcctctccccatacagcgatcagatcccgtacctcccgttcggtccatgctggagctcttttgcgattctgagactccatcatggtcacttctgctgatgagctctgcatggtcacctgcagcttgccacgctggccaaacaggaaatgagattcaaaagttcgcggttcttttcctgtctacctggccagtgcatctgagttgagagtgctgtccagagcggtcaaaatggagcactctgggatagctcccggaggccaataccgtcgaattgtgtccacagtaccccaaattcgacccggcaaggccgatttaagcgctaatccgcttgtcaggggtggagtaaggaaatcgattttaagagccctttaagtcgaaataaagggcttcatcgtgtggacgggtgcaggtttacatcgatttaatgctgctaaattcgacctaaagtcctagtgtagaccagggctaagggtaGGTGGCTTGGCCATAGGTCTCTGGCCTGAAACAGGTTGGCATGACTAGCTGACCAAGAGATAACCCCTCGTCTAGTTTAATGAGTTAAATGCTGAGGTTCTGGAAACTGCAGAAATAGACTGGAAAACACACTGTAACGTGCTAGGTAATACTACAATGTGCCTGAGAGTAACGTTTCAGGGGATTCTGTAATAACTTCGGGTTGCTCACCTCATTCTCCTAGATCTTAATGAGAATCTGGGCAACTGAGGGGGTAGCCTATGAGAAATGGGGTGCCCTAAAATTCACAGGGAGTGGAAATGCAAATAAGGAGAAAGGGATTGACGCTGTCACTTGCATGAGCGCAGTGGCCGTAAAACAAATTCAGGATAAAAGATGCTGCCAAGTCGCGTCAGCGGAGACTGAACTCACCCCTCACCCGTAGACGTCGTTCTCCGGTCTGGAGCTGCGGAGCGCTGGCAGAGCTATGTGAGAAGGAAACGGTCACTGTAGTGCCCACAGAGTACGTGCTCTGGGAGTGAACAATAGACTTCTGCCTCCAGGGCTTCCCATCTcccaccagcactaaattcatttGGAAATACAAAACATAAGTTAAATTTTAAACATATCTTGTAAAGGTTTGAGCTAAATCAGAGAAATCCTGAAATTCTGTCCTCACACTGGCTTTTAGTGCAATGCAGAGACATGAGTTACACTCCTCATTCCTTCTAAGTGTGCTCCCAGAGTGGGCATAAAATTGCCCATTTCCCTCAGTGATATAGGGTGCCTTGTTCCTGTGTTGAGGTGGATTTTGGTAGCTATTATTACTTAACTGACTCATATGTAGCTTTAATTTCACCTCTTCTCTggccaaaccagatggggaaatacgtttttgcgtggactaccgtaagctaaatgctgtaactcgcccagacaactatccaatgccacgcacagatgaagtattagagaaactgggatgggcccagttcatctctaccttagacttaaccaaggggtactggcaggtaccgctagatgaatctgccaaggaaaggtcagccttcaccacacatcttgGGCTGtatgagtgagctgtagctcatgaaagcttatgctcaaataaatttgttagtctctaaggtgccacaagtcctccttttctttttactcctctCTGGTGCTCATTCCTTTTTAAACCTGCATTCTCTTTGGAGAGAGAAGGTTCCAAActtaaaagaaacaaaggaagATTGAATTGCctattttaaatttagaaatgaAGTAATAGTTGGCTTAGATATTATTTATCTTTAGACAAAAACTAAGGAACTTTTGTGTAATTCCCATTTTAAACAGCCCTTCTCTCATGCCTGGTGCATTACCAAAACCTAATACTTTTCTGTaaacaaaattgaaaaagacaGACAAATATTTTGGAGCTAATTAGGGTGGGGTTTTGAAGCGAAGATTTCAACCACCTTTTCAATGCTCTGGTCCAAAGTTTGGGGTCCTAGGTCTCACATGTCTTAGAACTTATGTGGTCATTTGCACTTGTTCAAAGGGGGTGTAAAAATACTACAGATTCAGCCAGGCAGCCTTgagcacccactttgcacaggtgtgaatgactGACTGCAAGAGGTGCAAGAGCGGGGAGAATGAAGCCCTGAATGTCAAAATCTGGAAGCTTAATGACTTGGCTAAACAGTGAGTGGCAAGACCATGTATATGAAGAGGGGTTAAATAGGGTGGCATTCCCAGGGCTCTAACTCAGAAGAGTAGGCTGAAACCGAGAAGAACATGTTAGGCTGACAGTCGAGGAAaacctgccctaaccactagagcTACTAGACTGCAAAATGGGACATTTTATAGGGTGGGTTTACTCTGAGGCAGTGCCTCTGTAAAAAGGCACCTTCTAACTCATCGGATTTGCCTTCTGCATGAAAGCCtggccccactggagtcaatgggagtttttccattgaactcagtgagaCCAGAACTTTACCCCTATTCAGAATCAGAGCTACTTACTCTACTGACCAATATACACTTATATATGTGTTGGCTCCATGGACAACACATGTATGAGAGCAGGGAACCAGATTCCATTCAGGCTTGAATTGTCAGCAGAAGTGTTAGCTAACACCTTGCACAACAATGGGATTTCAGGCAGCATCCCTGCTAACCCCTACTGCAGACACAGCATATACCGGTACAAAAGCATGCTGCAGAGGACACCTACACCAGTCGTTAAAATtccagcatagacaaggcctgaatTTTAACAGATGCACCAGATCTGGTCCTTCCTTACACCTGTGTCACCTCATTGGACACAGTGGGGATGGCATGAATGTAACAAAGGGTAGCAATGAAAGATGATGGTGCTGCAAGACAGAGAGAACCAgcctgactttcagatcccaggttgcAGGTATGGCAGCTACAAGCacaatttttttcccttgtaAACTGCACAAATATAATTTTAGAATCATGGTGAAATACTAAACATGGAACATATTGCTTTTGTGAGTTTTCAGAGTGGAACTGGCCTTTAATTTAGtcatgttaaagcactgctgaatataatgcaaagaaCAATTTTGAGTGGACAAGTGATAGTCCTAATACTTCTGTTCCATGTTGAACCTCCTCAATTCTGTGAAAACAGCACTTGgtcttccacttttttttttttttttggtgagcaTGGGGGTGGGTCCACAAACACACTGAACATCAAATTCCAATCTCTGACAACGTGGGTTTGTGGTTCAATGCAAATACTTCACACAGCTCAAGCTGGGAGCCTGGCTACCGGAGATGCTATGTGGTGCtaatttaaagtaaaattaatttttcacagcagcagctgcaaacaTATTGATAGACTTAACTGCCATCTGCCAGAATTCCACTGAGTAGGATGGAGTGCCAAGAGTGGGTACCTTTCAGTTTAGAAACCACTTATGTCCAGGGACTTTGGTAGCTTGTGAgacaatttccccacccctgcactccTCCCCCAAAAGGCAAATTAATAATGTTAATCAAACCAGTGTCATAtttgaaggtttaaaaaaaacatgaaacCAGAGTGGGTGGTGGGGAGGATAGTTTAGACCAACCATCTGAGCTACTGAAGGAGACAACGTGCTCATAGCTAATAAGGAATCCTACATTAGCGATGTAAGAGAAGTTTACACTGAGCACAGTTTACATTAATCTTTTATAGACTCTAAAGGAAGAAGGAGTAAACTGGCTAGGAATACCAGCCTCGAGAAAGAGCGAATAGCATCATTCTCCCATCAGTCTAAGCTCCACGCAATATATGGGAGGGACAGCCTGGAGCCAGTTATGGCTCTGACTCCTGGGAGAATCTGTCTGTACAATGGCTGATGTTACGAAATATCTACTATTAAATGTGTGCATCTTGGGATGGCTCTGTGTGGATGTGGAATCCAGCATTTGCAGACAGAGCTGTACCATGTCTGTCCTGGACCAGTAACAAGGGTGGATCGTCAGAGCTTTGGCCACCTATCCAGGTGGAAGTACCTTGGGACAATAGGTTGGCTGAAGCCTAGGGAACTAGTTCTACCAAGTTTCTCTGCAACATAAATTTGAGAGACTGCCTGAGACAGGAACGGGAAGTGGTGGGTATTAGAGGGGACGAGTTAGGCATGCTCTCATAGCAGGGTGGATCTGGTTCAACTGTGCGACCAGCCAGGTTCAGAGACAGTTAATGGACCTAGAGAAGGCTCTGTGATTCTAAATAGAAGCCATGAACTGCAGGAGAAGGCATGTGGGCTCTGCACGGGGCTCTGCCTGAGCGCAAAGTGCTCCTCAGAATGGTGAGAAACCGGAGGCAGGGAAACATGTATAGCAATGTTCATTGTTTTGTATAGCTTTGCATAGTTCCTGTGCTAAGTACAGAGCAATGGTATTTAGAATCCCATGCAAACTCTGCGACAACATGAGCAATCACAGAAGGGGATAAAGGGCCTCCAAGGTTCCATCTGCACTGGTACCCACGCTCAGTTATTTGACCCTGTCCATTCTTATGCATGTTCCATATACCTGCGTTGAGTGTCCACATGTGCGTTGAAAGAGGGACCATGCTGTGTACATGTACATACCTGAACCCCATGCTGCTACTGCTGTTATGTGAAGCTAACACAACTCTTTCAGGTGCAGTATCCCAGGGCTATGTGCATCATAAGTAATGAGCATGTGCCCAGCTTGCCCAACCAAATGCTTTTTGACTTGCAACAGCTACTACATGTGACTCGAGTAGTTGAAATGCTACCAGCTGAACAAGAAGGGAGCTGACCCTTGGCAGAGCCCTGTAGGAACAGCACTGAGCTGGCTGGAAATTACTCTTTTGTGATCTTACCAGTTATAAGTGTGTTCCTGGGAGACTTactcttcctcccctctcctggcAGTCTCCCGCAAGCCCTTGTTGTGTAAGCAATTCATGGAGGCTTTCTGCATTGCACCTTGAGCTCACTAGCTTGTGCCCAAGAGAAACTGCTGCTTTTCTGACACCAGCCATGTCTAATGTGACGGAAGTTGCTGCAGACCCTAGGAGGTCAGGAACAGGGGCAACTGCTGCTAGTGCTCCGAAAGGATGCTCCACTCCTTCTCGGCTGCACCCGTCCTTTGTGCGAGATGCTCACTGGGTGCCGAAATGCCACTGCTCTCCAGAGAGTGACCCCCAGTGCAAGGGAAAGCAGCATCAGGCTCACGGGAGGTGAATTCACACAGACAGAAACCAGAGAAAATGTTCATGTGAATCCTTGTGAATGGAACTCGCTACCTTTTACACAGCTCTGCTCTCTGCCTCCACACATCCTCGGCACGTTGGGTGCATGAGCCTTTTCCTCTTGTACCTTCCTGCCAGCGGGAACGGGCTCCCTGCACctccagctcacttcagcttAAACACCCTTTTCCAGCCtgccttctctctcccttctgctgTTCTTTCTTTCCCTGTAGCCATCATATAGATGTACATAGTGAGTGAGACTGTATTATTTAACTCTTTGGCTCTGCTACAAAAGCCTGCAAACCTTCCAGGATCCAGCTTATATGAAAAACATTCAACAAGATAAAGTTGCATTACACCTGCTGGGAGCCTTTGAGCATATTCTGATTTACTCTGGGAGGGACACACACCATACTTGATGTTCCATTAACGGGAGCTGCGTCGCCTCGTCAGTTATTTATGGGGAAGGATGCCTTGTGGGCTCGACTTTCTGTTAAGTCCCTCACTTCCAAGgatttttccttctctccttaGTTGGGTTATAAAAAATTTCAGCTTAGTTTACTTTATGTGCTTTGGGTTCAGTATCAACCAACTACATTATGTTTCTGTGTGCTCTCCACAACCTGTTTGAAGCTCACCAAAGAGTTCTGGTTTGGTACAAGTGTCAGACAAAGCTCTAGCTCACTTCTTGCTTTACCCAAACACATTTGCCTATCCTTAATATTCAGGCATCTTTGTACAGGCCTCCTGCTTGCACAAGCTGGGATGGAGACTGAAGTTGGCTTGCCTCTGTCAATGCTTAAATGTACATAAACTGACAGTGAGTTGTGAAGAAGCagaagagagagaatcagagtCAGATGCTGATTGTAGTTACTCTCGAGGTCAGAGTAATAACTCTGGAGTTACACCGGTGCAGCCGAGACCAGAATCTGACCCAAAGAGAGCGATTTCAATAACTCTGTTAGACACAGGTAGCAGCATGCACACAGCACATTGCAGAAATGTATAGGAACAACAATCTTATGCATCATTCCAGCAGGCTGCGGTTTCAGTGCATGGCCTGTCTTTGCCCCATCATCCTACAGGAAAAGAGTTTTAATAATAAGTTTCTTCCTCTGCAATAATGAGCACAAAATGCCACATAATCAAGTATGTGCAGTGATATGTGAAACAGGACAAAGAATCATGTGACAAATCAGGTCATGCCATGACAGTGCAATGGCCTGACATGCTTCTTAGACAGGCACAGTGCATATTTGTGATAGCTCACAAAGAGAAGGAGACACACGCAGGCAGAGCCCCGCATTCCTGGTGAGCTCCAGTGTTGGCTTCTGATGGCTTGCTCTGCAGGACCACagtcttcctctccttcccttaaCCACTCCTTTCTCGTCTACCACTGATGGTGGGCTCCATCACATAGATCTGAAGGGGAGGGTGTAAGATTTCGGGGGTTTCTAACACATCCCCCCACCATCACTTACTATTTGATTTGAAGGCATGGAACTGTAAGTGACTGAGACTCATTTTAAAATAGTCTCTAATCTCCATCCTGGATGCAGCTAAACAAAACCCCATACAATATTTGTTCTCCTGGTCTCTCTTGATATTGCTTCAAGCATGCTCCCTAGGGAGATAAAGGAAAAGTCTCAAAGTAAACCTTTTGGAGAGGAACCAGAACCACCAAGAATTGCTGCTGTCTTCACCAAGGCAGTACACATTCCTTTTCATTTCAGGCAGTATTTATAGTGCCTTCCTCCCTTCTCAATTATCACTATGAGAGGCAGTAAAAAGAAAGATAAACAGAAGGGAAGTGGCTCTGAACTCTGCAAATGAGAGCTGGGCCTGTCGCTTTATTTCCCTTCTGTATCATCCTTGATTAGACCCATGCGCAAACAATAAGGGATGTGTCTATATGGTACATGTGTTTCTATGAGCATACCATAATCCTGCCTTTCTAGGAACTCTGGCACTTGCATTCCAGGGGAGCAT includes:
- the LOC141974383 gene encoding uncharacterized protein LOC141974383, with the protein product MKDRGHNRDPKQCRVKLKELRQAYQKTREANGRSGSEPQTCRFYDELHAILGGSATTTPAMLFDSFNGDEGNMEAGFGDEEDDDDDEVVDSSQQASGETGFPDSQELFLTLDLEPVPTEPTQGCLLDPAGGEGTSAACVSMITGSSPSQRLVKIRKKKKRTRDEMFSELMLSSHTDRAQTNAWRQIMSDCRKAQNDQEERWQAEESKWRAEERAEARMWRQRDERRQDSMLRLLEDQTSMHQCMAELQQRQLEHRLPLQPLWALETALTPFSVVAQTENGDSISNMRPAPGLLTLGYGNSVVIMGAGKKDTI